In a single window of the Littorina saxatilis isolate snail1 linkage group LG5, US_GU_Lsax_2.0, whole genome shotgun sequence genome:
- the LOC138965827 gene encoding galanin receptor 2b-like — protein MLTMETSINFTLPRGAVSLSDETTSSSPTTFQTETQTMNSTLNGGGIDDGDQQSEFLPWDNPDNVLSLDTQFTIAKYLSLFIFTASSLGVVLNLLNCVVYARLGLRDRINLLLFSQAVADGAFSVFMLLSNLEYSSSVFLGGGIQPHCPITSAVNNNGGATLHSFTYVSGFVSTLIACERCLCITYPFKARRLLRTSTAGVVVLFATVVLFSLHYFITEKFKLRCEYVPSIRASLPVYFASQFYRDHSTFVDILNVIVFGSTLPFSFVIATTITTVVTAVKLRRAATWRQSTATVTMGTKDVALTKMLVAVSCLFVVCNLPHIMIRTTPLFMSEFRIGGRKQNLMTLCVSVVHCFNTLNSSLNFFFYYAMGTKFRTTLQGMCTCVRRSQGQINKELPSVTAVVTQL, from the coding sequence ATGTTAACAATGGAAACTTCTATCAACTTTACATTGCCAAGGGGTGCGGTTTCTCTGTCAGACGAAACGACCTCTTCATCACCAACGACCTtccaaacagagacacagacgaTGAACTCGACTTTAAACGGCGGAGGGATAGACGACGGAGACCAGCAGTCTGAGTTTCTTCCCTGGGACAACCCAGACAACGTCCTCAGCCTAGACACGCAGTTCACGATCGCCAAGTACTTGAGTCTCTTCATCTTCACGGCCTCCAGCCTTGGCGTGGTCCTTAACCTACTCAACTGCGTGGTGTACGCCAGGCTGGGGCTGAGAGACAGGATCAACCTTCTGCTCTTCTCTCAGGCCGTCGCTGACGGTGCTTTCAGTGTCTTCATGCTGCTTTCTAACCTCGAGTATAGCTCCTCCGTCTTCCTGGGCGGTGGCATCCAACCTCACTGCCCTATAACAAGCGCGGTGAATAACAACGGCGGGGCCaccttgcacagtttcacctacgTGTCTGGCTTCGTGTCCACGCTCATCGCCTGTGAACGCTGCCTGTGCATCACCTATCCCTTCAAGGCCAGACGGCTGTTGAGAACCAGCACGGCGGGCGTGGTTGTGCTTTTCGCTACCGTCGTTCTTTTCAGTCTTCACTACTTCATCACCGAAAAGTTCAAACTTCGCTGCGAATACGTTCCTTCCATCCGCGCGTCCCTGCCTGTGTACTTCGCCAGCCAGTTCTACCGCGACCATTCCAcgtttgttgacatcctcaatGTCATCGTCTTCGGTTCAACCCTGCCGTTTTCCTTTGTCAtcgccaccaccatcaccactgtCGTCACCGCCGTCAAGCTGAGAAGAGCTGCCACGTGGCGACAGAGCACGGCAACGGTTACCATGGGAACCAAGGATGTGGCACTGACGAAGATGCTGGTTGCCGTTTCATGTCTGTTTGTCGTCTGCAACCTCCCTCACATCATGATCAGAACGACTCCGCTGTTCATGTCTGAGTTCAGAATTGGTGGAAGGAAACAGAACTTAATGACGCTCTGTGTTTCCGTGGTTCATTGCTTCAACACCCTGAACTCCAGCCTCAACTTTTTCTTCTACTACGCAATGGGGACCAAGTTCAGAACAACCCTTCAAggcatgtgtacgtgtgtgaggCGTTCACAGGGGCAGATAAACAAAGAGCTGCCTTCTGTTACTGCTGTTGTTACTCAGCTCTAA